The nucleotide sequence CTGTATGATGTCTTAGTATTTTAGTATAATCCAGCGTCAAACGTCAGTATTTAATTTGGTGTATGTGTTGGCTCAATATGGAACTATATAAGAGCAGGGAACAGGCGCGCGTGAACTCTTATTAACACTAGTGTCACAGAATATTACATGTTTCGAATAGATTTTAATCCGACGTGTAATGACTCAGTACTGATAAACGCATTCAGGCACAAAATGAGAGATTACACTGTGACATTTGCCGAGCGTAGACCTTTCTGGTACATTATTCGGATAAAAACTGtcacatttaaatttgtattttgtaccaaATGAACATTGTtttctatctctctctctatctGGTCAACACAGTTACGCCGTGCTCTAGTCGGGCGAGTGCGGCGGCTCCGTGCTGAAGTAGGGCGCCGTGTGCGGCTGCAGCAGCGTGCGGCACACGGCGCACACGGCGCCGTGCTCTAGTCGGGCGAGTGCGGCGGCTCCGTGCTGAAGTAGGGCGCCGTGTGCGGCTGCAGCAGCGTGCGGCACACGGCGCACACGGCGCCGTGCTCTAGTCGGGCGAGTGCGGCGGCTCCGTGCTGAAGTAGGGCGCCGTGTGCGGCTGCAGCAGCGTGCGGCACACGGCGCACACGGCGCCGTGCTCTAGTCGGGCGAGTGCGGCGGCTCCGTGCTGAAGTAGGGCGCCGTGTGCGGCTGCAGCAGCGTGCGGCACACGGCGCACACGGCGCCGTGCTCTAGTCGGGCGAGTGCGGCGGCTCCGTGCTGAAGTAGGGCGCCGTGTGCGGCTGCAGCAGCGTGCGGCACACGGCGCACACGGCGCCGTGCTCTAGTCGGGCGAGTGCGGCGGCTCCGTGCTGAAGTAGGGCGCCGTGTGCGGCTGCAGCAGCGTGCGGCACACGGCGCACACGGCGCCGTGCTCTAGTCGGGCGAGTGCGGCGGCTCCGTGCTGAAGTAGGGCGCCGTGTGCGGCTGCAGCAGCGTGCGGCACACGGCGCACACGGCGCCGTGCTCTAGTCGGGCGAGTGCGGCGGCTCCGTGCTGAAGTAGGGCGCCGTGTGCGGCTGCAGCAGCGTGCGGCACACGGCGCACACGGCGCCGTGCTCTAGTCGGGCGAGTGCGGCGGCTCCGTGCTGAAGTAGGGCGCCGTGTGCGGCTGCAGCAGCGTGCGGCACACGGCGCACACGGCGCCGTGCTCTAGTCGGGCGAGTGCGGCGGCTCCGTGCTGAAGTAGGGCGCCGTGTGCGGCTGCAGCAGCGTGCGGCACACGGCGCACACGGCGCCGTGCTCTAGTCGGGCGAGTGCGGCGGCTCCGTGCTGAAGTAGGGCGCCGTGTGCGGCTGCAGCAGCGTGCGGCACACGGCGCACACGGCGCCGTGCTCTAGTCGGGCGAGTGCGGCGGCTCCGTGCTGAAGTAGGGCGCCGTGTGCGGCTGCAGCAGCGTGCGGCACACGGCGCACACGCGCGCCGGCGCCCCGCGCGGCCCGCTGGCCACGCTGTGCGCGACGCACGCGCCGCAGAAGATGCGCCCGCAGTGGCGGCAGTGCACCTGCAAACCGAcgatatacagggtgacttttaattcaactgcataaatttaactgttaagtgtactcatctaaaggatatttaaaaacgttaaaagaaaaatatccgTTCATATCTCagaaaatacgaaaaaaaataaaagtatcaaaatccacgatcctaaatacgtcatatcacaattcatacagctgagcgatctcgacaactctgtactttacttgatcttaatactagaaaaatattttttttttcagacatttatttacgtgtttagttttaatttctttttgtagtattggtctgtatttaagcgtgtgacgtagtttatgagggttttttaaatgtgaaaatgatgacgtttaatttaaataaaaataggctcaaacggctcagaagcatggctatagtctatgtttaaaaggatgcagttgttttaaatgtcaccctgtataatagTAGAACTGACGCGtccgaaaataaaacatacatacatacatatggtcacttggtcttgaaaagactgaatggccacgtccagctattgggcttaacaatagaatcgagattcaaatagtgacaggttgctagcccatcgcctaaaaaagaatcccaattttgtaagcctatcccttagtcgccttttacgacatcaacgggaaagatatggagtggtcctattcttttttgtattggtgccgggtaacgctattttagtctgtttgtctgtatgcttaaatatttaaaattacgcaacggattttgatgcggtcttttgtaacaggtagagtgattcaagaggaaggtttttatgtataattttttccgaattttgcacccgtgcgaagccggggcgggggtcgctagtataaaataaatagaaaataaaaaacattcgACATATTATAGTACCTTCTTTTTAACATTGGGCAGGTTGACGTGGCACGAGGGGCACTCGCTGACGTCCTCTTCATGCTGCCACCGCACTTCCGTGTCCGCCTCGCGGATGCGTTGCAGTTGTACCTgtttatatacaataaaatagaatagatttattttcaaaattgcatACAAGGTATCTGAAGTTTGTTGGTTGTTATAACTTCTTccctattattaaatattataaacatggaGTGCAGTGTACATCTTTATATTCAAGAATAGATGATGACAAAACATACAGTGacattatacagggtgacttttaattcaactgcataaatttaactgtgaAGTGTACTCatttaaaggatatttaaaaacgttaaaagaaaaatatcggttcatatttcagaaagtacgaaaaaaaataaaagtatcaaaatccacgatcctaaatacgtaatatcaccccggccggcggaaaagcgacgcgtaagattcagaggtcaacgacacaacatttacatgtttagttttaatttctttttgtagtattggtcttaaataaagcgtgtgacgtagtttttgagggttttttggTTGGTTGgtctagcaaccggtcacttatcttttttctattggtgccgggaatcacatagcactaaattacatatatacattgacattaattattatatattatttatataataagtaccgtgtggtacccggcaccaatacaaaaaataataggaccaccccatcactctctcatggatgtcgtataaggcgactaagtgagaTAAGtgatacaaacttgggattcttcttttaaacgatggtctagcaacccatcactattcgaatctcaattctatcttaaagccagacagctgaaggtggcgtATCAGTCATtacaagactctgtctaccccgtaagggatatagacgtgatctgATATACAGACCTGCAGCGACTGCGACAGCCTCACGAAGTCCTGTTGTACCTTCTCACTGTTGTCCAACTCCTGTTGCAGCGCTGACACGCGCGACCGTAGCTCGCTCGCTTCAGACTGAAGACGTTTCTGAAACGTGACCAATGAACAATACAAATTTAGATTAttgatttttctttgaaatagaaaaaaaagacatgttaaagcataattatgtattgatGGTATAACCACAGTTcaatccggctcgaaggaccaaatGTTTGATGATTAAGCCgggatgtaaaaataaaataatgtatgttggtaaaaaaaaagatgaactataataaaatacttaaaacacaaaaataaaccttacttCAATTCGTCTTAAATCATTGTTGTGAACATTAACAATTGACAATcaccatttttcttttattaaaaactcgctgtgcccgcgacttcgtccgcgtggaatagttattttgggcatcattaaagccttcaaggatgaataattttccccgttttttcacactttccattatttcttcgctcctaatagttgcagggTGATgtcatatagcctaaagccttcctcgataaatggcctgtcactatttgaatctcaattctatcattaagccaaatagctggacgtggccattcagtcttttcaagactgttggcgctgtctaccccgaaaggtatttagacgtgaccatatgtatgtatgaaaaaaaacacacacatacCTTGTCTTCCAGCAAGTTCTCGATCATGTCGTTGGAGTGTCGCAGTTTGTCGCCCAGCTCGCCCATTTGCGACCGCTCCGACTCGGATTCTTCCAACTGTTCtctgttaataataataaaaaaacgatcattattcttcttcttcattaATGCAATGATCAGCTACATCAattgttttgaatttatacgagtaattatatatatattttttataataaactagcgacccgcccggcttcgcacgggtgcaaaattcggaaaaaattatacataaaaatcttccttttgaatcactctacctgttacaaaaaaccgcatcaaaatccgttgcgtaattttaaagatttaagcatacagacaaacagactaaaatagcgactttgttttatactatgtagtgaaaatatatacgggacaaattacacagattgagttagcctcgaagtaagttcgagacttgtgttacgagctactaactcaacggtactttattttataataaataataaatagataaacatccaagccCCAGGCCAATTACAAAAAGTTCATTCCTCATCacgccctgaccgggattcgaacccgggacctccgcgCTCTACCGCTCAACAAAACATCGTCAGTGTATACGACTCGCCTGGCGCGGCGCAGGTCGTCGCGCAGCGCGGTGAGGTTGGCGTGCAGCtcgcgcgcgcgccgcgcccCCTCGCGCAGGTCGCCGCGCAGCGCGCGCTCCACGCCGGCCGCGCGCTCGCGCCCCAGCTGGCTGCAGATCAGCTGCTCGCGCGCCACCAGCACCAGCTCCTGCAGCTCCTGCGGGGGATACGAGAAGGTTCCACTGCCGgggaatgccttgtggcatcaAGTCCACCTGTTCACacctttaatatttgtatgcttTAAACAGCAAGACATAGTGAAATGTGATCGTATTATTATTCAACAACTGTAACTTTGTACCTAtgtttgacaaataaattgattgattgattcagCGGTGTGCCGAAGTGACCTGTGCCGAGCTAGAACATCATATAATTGTTTGTGTGTCACAGTCTTTCAAACAgtgaaattaaacaatttttaaaaataatggattaGGTGTTGCATGTTAcctcaaaatgtaataaaaaattaattgtttgtggtgattttaacatagacattttagttaaatcaactgctatataatacaatttattaatttttttaaatcttataatttagaatgttttttttttaaccaaccAACGAATAACGTCTACATCTGCCAAGTGactggatattttttttttgcagtaatctatatataatatctattatTCACAAATTGCCCTCGGATCATACCGGTCAATATGTTTCCTTTGAGAAAGAGTCCTtaaacaattgaaataatgataaaattatgtgttgATCTCTTTCTTCCAAAAAACTATTAGAATaccgtatttaaaaaaacacattgcATATAAACTAAATACATTGACATATACTGTAAATAATCCTAATgaacattataacaatttatttaatataatttctgCTGAATATTCAAAATAGGTTCAAGCAGAAACAAATCGTAGTCAAAATTCGTAATAGATTACAGTTCAGTGAATGGGCTACATTAGGCCGGGGAGTCCACCACTGATGCAGGAGAAGCAGTTGTTACTCTAATCTATGACGCGTGGGAGAGTTCACAAGGTTCAGTTGGAGTCTTTTGCGAtctctctaaagcatttgattgcgtagatcatcagaCACTTTTGCACAATCTTCGTCAGTATGGGTTTGACCAAAAATGAATTGAACTAATGGTatcctatttgactgataggcttcaaaatgtagatattaatggagtaaagtcaagcggatcaagcgtcacaatgggtgttcctcagggctcaattttaggaccattcctcttcttggtatatgtcaacgacctgccttttatggtggaaaaacaggcTGGTATAGTGCCGTTTGCCGATGacatttctttaatatttaaattagatcgccataacgaaaatgtaagttcggttaataatatactgtaagccatatctatctggttctcaaccaacaatcttctttcaaaagctaataagacccaatgcattgaatttacccttccaaacgtaaAACAGGCCAATTCTGACATAATACTGGAAGGaaagaaattagaatttgttgaaaatacaaagtttttaggaattataataGATGCAAAGCtgggtgctcatatttctaaacttcCCAATAGACTTAActctgccgcttatgctgttagaaggatccgacaattgacagatgtagcaACACTAGGCTTGTTTATAAGTTAGTGTCATAACTGaaagaaatttacgtaataaacataaattagtcatgctgTATCAAAGGCTTAGCAAAGttagtaaatcatttatggggaactgtatacaattttataataagttgccggagtctgtacTTGATATGCCTAACCAAAacttcaaagagtatgtaaagaaagtactttgtgagaaggcttatttaaggactgatgattatctgaatgataaaaacgtctggcttgagcttggcacaggaacctcgtaatgatttgtagtttgatttgaacctaaatcgaaattcagtacactctgtacataaatttatttaaaattggaaattcataaaaaaaaatgatttattattaaaatctcatacaaataaattaatctgaacaatgtattctcacgtccacattctattctaagtttggatagttgtgaagttgacgtacatacatacatacatatggtcacgtctatttccattgcggggtagacagagccaacagttttgaacagactgaatggccacgttcagctatttggattaatgatagaattgagattcaaatagtgacaggttgctagcccatcgcctaaaagaggaatcccaagtttataagcctatcctttagtcgcctttcacgacatccatgggattaagatggagtggtcccattctgaAGTCCCGGATCGTAGAACCACACATAttcgtttatttattgaaacaagTTATACCTACCTCTACGTTATCAGGCAGATTAATGATTTCGTTTTGTAATTCTATAGCCTTCTTTATGTAGGAACCCTTCAACATCTCGTTGTCTTGTTCTAATCTGTGAACAaacattaatacatatttagaaTTGATTAGACTTGTAGGTACTAAGGTTAACGAAATTCTTCAGAgagaaatgagagcgttaaggagtatgttgggtgtgaaattgagcgaccggataaggaacagcgtgataagggaatgttgtgatgtgaaagaagctgtagttacaggaatagaaaagggtatgttaaggtggttcggtcatgtggagaggatgaatgaaaacaggttgactaagcagatatacaaggagagtgtggagggaaaggtcggagtgggaagacctagacgaacgtatcttgatcaaattagtAAAGaatcaggtcaaaagtactcgaaaccgccgagcttgcatgaagagagctatgaatgtggatgaagcgaaggaagtatgcagagatcgtgacaagtggaaagaggtagtctctgcctacccctccgggaaagaggcgtgattttatgtatgtatgtatgttggctctgtctagcccacaagggatatagacgtgaccattatgTATGTTCTAAGACCTGTTTGTTGGTAAGCGGTCACCCTGACCCACTATGGTAATAGTTCTGATTGGTCTAAATCTAGTTAGTTAAAAGCCCAGATTTCCAGCGCTACACTTACGCCTCCAGCTGCTTCTGCAGGGTTTCCCTCTGCACGGTCAGCTGGGTGACGTGTTCCAGGGCCTGCTTGGTGTGCTGGCTGGCCGCGGCGACCCTGGCCGCCAGCGCAGCCCGGGCCTCCTCCACGGCGTCCCGCAGGGCTTCCAGCTGGTGCTGGGAGGCCGCCCGCTCGTCCCGCCAAGCCCCAATCGTCTCGTCGTGGAGCGAACGCACACCTTCTAGTTCTTCTGTAGCCTTTAAACAATTGAGAAAGAggtggtgtggtcctattatttttgtatttgtgccgggaatcacacggcagtAAAGGATACGCTTATGAAGTTGGGATTGAGTTCTTTTGTAGCCTTCAAACGAACGAGAGAGAggtggtgtggtcctattctttaacTACTAATTTGTTTTAGGCAAAAATtgaattgtgccgtgtggtctcatgcccatggatgttgtaaaaggcgactaagggataggcttataaattagaattagattcttcttttaggcgatgggttagcaacctgtcactgtttgaatctcaattctatcattgagccaaacagccgaacgtggccattcagtcatttcaagactattggctttgtctatcccgcaagaaatatagacgttatcatatgtatgcatgtaaaattgtacccgtaatcgtcgaatatgcatgaaaagagtaatgagtgtagaGGTAGCGgaagaggtctgtaaggatcgtagcaagtggaaatccatagtctctgcctatcccaatgggaaaaaggcgtgatggtatgtatgtatgtaaaattgaataatacatatcaaatataaaataaagacatatcaaacgtgccgtgtggttcccggcaccaatacaaaaaaagaataggaccactccatctctttcccatggatgtcgcaaaaggcgattaagggataagcttacaaacttgggattcttttttaggcgatgcgctagcagcctgtcactagttgaatctcaattctatcgttaagccaaacagctgaacgtggccattcagtcatatcaagactgttggctctgtctaccccgcaagggatataggcgtgattagaaaatgctgcagtacagtttgttaccgcttcttctgcactgacgccttggaagcggcagtaaacacttagttttaagtgatttatttgacgtcaaccaatgttgttaaaccatacctacgtttttaaaaattattaagcgatatgaagtatcctataataatgaataaaaattttgatttttttttatataatatgtatgtatgtaccagtTTGAGCGCTCGCTCGAGCCCGCCAGCGCGCTCGCGAGCGGCGTCGGCGCGCGCCTGCTCGCTCACCAGCTGCTTCTCGTAGTTCACGCACATGTCGCAACCCGACGCGCTCTCtacaaacacatacatacacatatatatatatatatatatatatatatatatatatatatatagactctttattaccataagaagaagaaaaacagaaaaaaaaacacaggtaatgaggtacaaaggcggacttatcgctaaagcaatttcttccagtcaaccttagggtgggaggaaattaaaataaaaaggcgaTTGGCgcagtacctacatataaaataaaatgcaaagtaTATAacatgtacgtacatatatatatatatatttgtttgccGTAACGTAAAAGCCGTCACATTCaaatcaactttttttttacaacatgCCATTGATTATTTGACCGTCTTCGTctcatgatgagaaacgaattttctctgattggcctgggtgttggatgtttatctttttaagtatttattataaaatatagtatcgttgagttagtatcttgtggCCCAAGTCTCAAAGTCatttcgaggctaattcaatcgatgtaatttgtcccatatacatatatcttatatataaaattctcgtgtcacaatgttagttcccgtactcctccgtaACGGCTtaaccgattctcatgaaattttgtgaacatattgagtaggtctgagaaacggccaacatctatttttcatacctcttagtgataagggttgtccacccttaattaatatttttttaagttaaattatagttattttttttaactagaaatgacttaaaaaatatttatatggcaaaacaacgtttgccgggacagttactttatttatacatatattcaaagattttatttacaaacaattgtttttacaaattttaaaatataccgAAAGCTACTATTTGTATTAACCCGAATCATTGACAAATTGTGACCTCGGGATActctccaaagaggtgagTATGAGGTCAAACGCCTAGTTATACTATAGTCTAGTTATACTAGTATAACTTACCCTCCAATTTTTCACTCTTCTCCCCACCAGGCGCACTGGATGCTGGACTATTTGTCGCTGCGAATTTCTGCGATTAAAACAATGTAACATCAATTAATATGAATGTGCTTAGCTGCAGAACGTATATAGCGAAATAATGAACAAaagaagtgccgtgtgattaccggcaccaatagaaaaaagaataggaccacttcatctttctctcatggatgtcgtaaaaggcgactaaggggtaggcttataaacttgggattcttcttttaggcgatgggctagcaacctatcactatttcaatctcaattctatcaccaagccaaacagctgaacgtggcctatcagtcttatcaagactgttggctctgtctaccccgcaaggacgtgaccgtgtatgtatgtatgtgacgcTACCGAAGCGTTGTAGAAACGGCGGAacgaactacactgcagcatttcaaGTAAACTTTGCAGCTACAAACTCACCAATGCTTCCTGTAGCTGGGTGTCCGTGTCTCTGAGTTTGGTCTTCAGCGCCGCTATCTCGTCGTTGAGCGGCTGAATGATGGACCTCAGCTCGCCCTCTTCAGAGCTTTGCTGTTCACAAACAAATCtcctcatcatcatcattctgGCGTGTATActattgatattataaatagtatacacGCTAGaatatatactatttattgATACTAATTATTGacttataaagttttattactaAATGAAATATGATAAGCTGTTGCCGatttgtgtgccgtgtggtgtccGGCAccatagaaaagaaaaaataggaccactccgtctctttcccgcggatgtcgtaaaag is from Amyelois transitella isolate CPQ chromosome 13, ilAmyTran1.1, whole genome shotgun sequence and encodes:
- the LOC106133156 gene encoding rab GTPase-binding effector protein 1 isoform X1 gives rise to the protein MSNDTAEASKAEVMGELTDSPVDQTRRELEEEFNVQRAKMKELFLQKEEDMRKMIQEKEQLQSEVVSLREELTQLQTLSQNQRSEIENLQLLVSETLEASSSGSEEVRRLQQRNLELEHQLRQQQQQQALLCSLQEVSLAPATFVRTLARKLGGDADDQASKKQSSEEGELRSIIQPLNDEIAALKTKLRDTDTQLQEALQKFAATNSPASSAPGGEKSEKLEESASGCDMCVNYEKQLVSEQARADAARERAGGLERALKLATEELEGVRSLHDETIGAWRDERAASQHQLEALRDAVEEARAALAARVAAASQHTKQALEHVTQLTVQRETLQKQLEALEQDNEMLKGSYIKKAIELQNEIINLPDNVEELQELVLVAREQLICSQLGRERAAGVERALRGDLREGARRARELHANLTALRDDLRRAREQLEESESERSQMGELGDKLRHSNDMIENLLEDKKRLQSEASELRSRVSALQQELDNSEKVQQDFVRLSQSLQVQLQRIREADTEVRWQHEEDVSECPSCHVNLPNVKKKVHCRHCGRIFCGACVAHSVASGPRGAPARVCAVCRTLLQPHTAPYFSTEPPHSPD
- the LOC106133156 gene encoding rab GTPase-binding effector protein 1 isoform X2, which codes for MSNDTAEASKAEVMGELTDSPVDQTRRELEEEFNVQRAKMKELFLQKEEDMRKMIQEKEQLQSEVVSLREELTQLQTLSQNQRSEIENLQLLVSETLEASSSGSEEVRRLQQRNLELEHQLRQQQQQQALLCSLQEVSLAPATFVRTLARKLGGDADDQASKKQSSEEGELRSIIQPLNDEIAALKTKLRDTDTQLQEALKFAATNSPASSAPGGEKSEKLEESASGCDMCVNYEKQLVSEQARADAARERAGGLERALKLATEELEGVRSLHDETIGAWRDERAASQHQLEALRDAVEEARAALAARVAAASQHTKQALEHVTQLTVQRETLQKQLEALEQDNEMLKGSYIKKAIELQNEIINLPDNVEELQELVLVAREQLICSQLGRERAAGVERALRGDLREGARRARELHANLTALRDDLRRAREQLEESESERSQMGELGDKLRHSNDMIENLLEDKKRLQSEASELRSRVSALQQELDNSEKVQQDFVRLSQSLQVQLQRIREADTEVRWQHEEDVSECPSCHVNLPNVKKKVHCRHCGRIFCGACVAHSVASGPRGAPARVCAVCRTLLQPHTAPYFSTEPPHSPD
- the LOC106133156 gene encoding rab GTPase-binding effector protein 1 isoform X4, translating into MSNDTAEASKAEVMGELTDSPVDQTRRELEEEFNVQRAKMKELFLQKEEDMRKMIQEKEQLQSEVVSLREELTQLQTLSQNQRSEIENLQLLVSETLEASSSGSEEVRRLQQRNLELEHQLRQQQQQQQSSEEGELRSIIQPLNDEIAALKTKLRDTDTQLQEALQKFAATNSPASSAPGGEKSEKLEESASGCDMCVNYEKQLVSEQARADAARERAGGLERALKLATEELEGVRSLHDETIGAWRDERAASQHQLEALRDAVEEARAALAARVAAASQHTKQALEHVTQLTVQRETLQKQLEALEQDNEMLKGSYIKKAIELQNEIINLPDNVEELQELVLVAREQLICSQLGRERAAGVERALRGDLREGARRARELHANLTALRDDLRRAREQLEESESERSQMGELGDKLRHSNDMIENLLEDKKRLQSEASELRSRVSALQQELDNSEKVQQDFVRLSQSLQVQLQRIREADTEVRWQHEEDVSECPSCHVNLPNVKKKVHCRHCGRIFCGACVAHSVASGPRGAPARVCAVCRTLLQPHTAPYFSTEPPHSPD
- the LOC106133156 gene encoding rab GTPase-binding effector protein 1 isoform X5 produces the protein MSNDTAEASKAEVMGELTDSPVDQTRRELEEEFNVQRAKMKELFLQKEEDMRKMIQEKEQLQSEVVSLREELTQLQTLSQNQRSEIENLQLLVSETLEASSSGSEEVRRLQQRNLELEHQLRQQQQQQQSSEEGELRSIIQPLNDEIAALKTKLRDTDTQLQEALKFAATNSPASSAPGGEKSEKLEESASGCDMCVNYEKQLVSEQARADAARERAGGLERALKLATEELEGVRSLHDETIGAWRDERAASQHQLEALRDAVEEARAALAARVAAASQHTKQALEHVTQLTVQRETLQKQLEALEQDNEMLKGSYIKKAIELQNEIINLPDNVEELQELVLVAREQLICSQLGRERAAGVERALRGDLREGARRARELHANLTALRDDLRRAREQLEESESERSQMGELGDKLRHSNDMIENLLEDKKRLQSEASELRSRVSALQQELDNSEKVQQDFVRLSQSLQVQLQRIREADTEVRWQHEEDVSECPSCHVNLPNVKKKVHCRHCGRIFCGACVAHSVASGPRGAPARVCAVCRTLLQPHTAPYFSTEPPHSPD
- the LOC106133156 gene encoding rab GTPase-binding effector protein 1 isoform X3, which codes for MSNDTAEASKAEVMGELTDSPVDQTRRELEEEFNVQRAKMKELFLQKEEDMRKMIQEKEQLQSEVVSLREELTQLQTLSQNQRSEIENLQLLVSETLEASSSGSEEVRRLQQRNLELEHQLRQQQQQQEVSLAPATFVRTLARKLGGDADDQASKKQSSEEGELRSIIQPLNDEIAALKTKLRDTDTQLQEALQKFAATNSPASSAPGGEKSEKLEESASGCDMCVNYEKQLVSEQARADAARERAGGLERALKLATEELEGVRSLHDETIGAWRDERAASQHQLEALRDAVEEARAALAARVAAASQHTKQALEHVTQLTVQRETLQKQLEALEQDNEMLKGSYIKKAIELQNEIINLPDNVEELQELVLVAREQLICSQLGRERAAGVERALRGDLREGARRARELHANLTALRDDLRRAREQLEESESERSQMGELGDKLRHSNDMIENLLEDKKRLQSEASELRSRVSALQQELDNSEKVQQDFVRLSQSLQVQLQRIREADTEVRWQHEEDVSECPSCHVNLPNVKKKVHCRHCGRIFCGACVAHSVASGPRGAPARVCAVCRTLLQPHTAPYFSTEPPHSPD
- the LOC106133156 gene encoding rab GTPase-binding effector protein 1 isoform X6 encodes the protein MSNDTAEASKEDMRKMIQEKEQLQSEVVSLREELTQLQTLSQNQRSEIENLQLLVSETLEASSSGSEEVRRLQQRNLELEHQLRQQQQQQALLCSLQEVSLAPATFVRTLARKLGGDADDQASKKQSSEEGELRSIIQPLNDEIAALKTKLRDTDTQLQEALQKFAATNSPASSAPGGEKSEKLEESASGCDMCVNYEKQLVSEQARADAARERAGGLERALKLATEELEGVRSLHDETIGAWRDERAASQHQLEALRDAVEEARAALAARVAAASQHTKQALEHVTQLTVQRETLQKQLEALEQDNEMLKGSYIKKAIELQNEIINLPDNVEELQELVLVAREQLICSQLGRERAAGVERALRGDLREGARRARELHANLTALRDDLRRAREQLEESESERSQMGELGDKLRHSNDMIENLLEDKKRLQSEASELRSRVSALQQELDNSEKVQQDFVRLSQSLQVQLQRIREADTEVRWQHEEDVSECPSCHVNLPNVKKKVHCRHCGRIFCGACVAHSVASGPRGAPARVCAVCRTLLQPHTAPYFSTEPPHSPD